A stretch of Plasmodium knowlesi strain H genome assembly, chromosome: 1 DNA encodes these proteins:
- a CDS encoding Dpy-19-like C-mannosyltransferase, putative yields METCKLKLFLFSLLVCLFVKITFYKRFRYTFYRNYEEQKLSLYSEESFYFSFYDDIVKSENYLEGIKLLIHDDRSEYPNTINAIRRFNIYPEIVLGIAWRMFNLKESFLTPFNFYVYAVLLSQAASISVLFFFAVYMGRSYISGAIFLMLFFSCYREKFIMRLSAFPLRENFSSVYMWCNILLIYAILRERKKQSTAYLVCLFLSSFLFFITWQFSVFVTLTHVVALFGLDLLGFQIQKELQSILIILSFSYVVSIVATFFPRYLMCTYLPFVLAALIITNVIYRRGGGSTHNGRLEPVSNRKEDAPRGIDPSCTTLPLQFPPVRSQVVFMLKKGFTSIVIFLVLRLITIGMEKDDSHVLSLLKVRLHLSSHNFDSMIYSLGSEFNPFTKYMFRMIKETSLLEYFLLLNLILLLYVVNYFIHVWRATRGGGNDKHAGLDGQAGRDGQAGRDEQAGRNVQTGRNVQTGRNKGVRFDELPPYDKGVKVRFEVFHAQFFYLVIQFIFFALLMMIISRLRVLALPLMCLLSSLVGSPHLLGDIYSITRENFFQLRASKKNLSSLVIQGICLLECAYPFAKYFPTNEYINLAGNDPVNMEKNMDLIVWLRQNLKEGEAIITDIPTSSFLRSTTNFKMVLNPQYENVAMRRRVQDYYMFSSCLPFSDAKRYYKDKYKVHYFVANVFRCASTSTQVPNVFSLADFVGSNYARCRHKTSMRFCQRVLYDDRNYKTLYRNGKFSVIYFDPIDDIIDNSPYEQFDEGKYADISFYMPWISRCMKTDFKCQKHIVDVARSHLDILRYNKIGFALYQFVERTFLAGANPVPFREGDLLSVGTHTSDDPNQRGHSLEALFHLAEFYDYDMRNAKKAGELYKKAIHLITFPSGFDIPDQTDNPYVTVPASVPFVPISKRIQMITSYIYFLLDTVSSYGQADILNLYKNMDLLVVVAGSALEDGFYYEADAPRMKNQLTRGESPTPTAASPTDNLHAAQMIKRTFNAGDLDSSVTLLCENATYLYKIRRENPEYISIYKRMWTLAKRISHMNECILSSYHIFEGRRIGFLDYLAFFYLYR; encoded by the exons ATGGAAACGTGCAAGCTGAaactctttcttttctccttgctCGTGTG CCTCTTCGTGAAGATCACCTTCTACAAACGATTCCGATACACTTTTTACCGAAATtatgaagaacaaaaattgtCCCTCTACTCTGAG GAATCCTTTTACTTCTCCTTCTATGATGACATCGTGAAATCGGAGAACTACCTGGAGGGCATAAAGTTGCTCAT ACACGATGACAGGAGTGAGTACCCCAACACGATCAATGCCATTCGGCGCTTCAACATTTACCCCG AAATTGTCCTGGGGATAGCTTGGAGGATGTTCAATTTAAAGGAGAGCTTCTTGACacctttcaatttttacgtCTACGCAG tTTTGCTCTCCCAGGCTGCCAGCATCAGtgtcttattctttttcgcCGTTTATATGG GACGATCCTACATTTCAGGCGCTATCTTtttaatgctttttttttcttgctatAGAGAGAAATTCATCATGCGATTATCAG CGTTTCCACTGAGAGAAAACTTCTCGTCAGTCTACATGTGGTGCAATATCCTACTCATTTATGCCATTTTACGGGAGAGGAAG AAACAAAGTACCGCTTACCTGGTTTGCCTCTTCCTGTcgtccttcctttttttcataaccTGGCAGTTCTCCGTTTTCGTGACACTGACCCATGTAGTGGCTCTCTTCGGACTAGATCTACTCGGATTTCAGATTCAGAAGGAGCTCCAGAGCATCCTCATTATCTTATCCTTCTCCTACGTAGTTTCCATAGTGGCAACCTTCTTCCCACGTTATTTGATGTGCACCTACCTGCCATTCGTGTTGGCCGCGCTGATCATCACGAATGTGATTTACCGAAGGGGAGGTGGCAGTACACATAATGGAAGACTTGAACCCGTTTCTAACCGAAAGGAAGATGCTCCTCGTGGGATAGACCCCTCTTGTACAACATTGCCCCTCCAGTTTCCTCCCGTACGAAGCCAAGTGGTGTTCATGCTGAAAAAGGGGTTCACGTCTATAGTGATTTTCCTGGTTCTTCGACTGATTACCATTGGAATGGAGAAGGATGATTCGCACGTTCTGTCTCTTCTAAAAGTTCGTCTGCATCTAAGTAGCCACAATTTCGATAGCATGATCTACAGTTTGGGTTCAGAATTCAATCCCTTTACCAAGTACATGTTTAGAATGATAAAGGAGACATCACTCCTCGAatacttcctcctccttaacTTGATTCTGCTCCTCTATGTggtgaattattttatacACGTTTGGAGAGCTACACGAGGGGGAGGAAACGACAAACATGCAGGGCTCGATGGACAAGCAGGGCGCGATGGACAAGCAGGGCGCGATGAACAAGCAGGGCGCAATGTACAAACAGGACGCAATGTACAAACAGGACGCAACAAAGGCGTTCGCTTCGACGAGTTGCCTCCCTACGACAAAGGGGTAAAGGTTCGCTTCGAAGTTTTCCATGCGCAGTTCTTCTACCTGGTCATccaatttatatttttcgccCTGCTCATGATGATCATCTCTCGGTTGCGTGTCTTGGCCCTTCCGCTGATGTGTCTACTTAGCAGTCTAGTGGGTTCTCCACATCTGCTTGGCGACATATACAGCATCACAAGAGAAAATTTCTTTCAACTGAG GGCGAGCAAGAAGAACTTGTCCAGCCTCGTCATCCAAGGGATCTGCCTCCTCGAATGCGCGTACCCATTTGCAAAGTATTTCCCGACCAACGAGTACATCAATCTCGCGGGGAATGATCCTGTCAACATGGAGAAGAACATGGATCTGATTGTGTGGCTTCGGcaaaatttgaaggaagGTGAAGCGATCATTACAGACATTCCTACATCTAGCTTCCTTAGATCCACAACCAACTTTAAAATGGTTCTGAACCCACAATACGAAAATGTAGCCATGCGAAGGAGAGTGCAAGATTATTATATGTTCTCCTCATGTTTACCTTTCAGTGATGCAAAAAGGTACTACAAGGATAAATACAAGGTCCACTATTTCGTGGCAAATGTTTTCAGATGCGCTTCTACATCTACCCAAGTGCCTAATGTATTCAGCCTTGCTGATTTTGTGGGTTCTAACTATGCCAGATGTAGACACAAAACAAGTATGAGGTTCTGCCAGCGAGTGCTCTATGACGACAGGAATTATAAGACCCTCTATCGAAACGGAAAGTTCagtgttatttattttgatcCCATAGATGATATAATCGATAATTCTCCTTATGAGCAGTTCGATGAGGGGAAGTACGCTGATATCAGCTTCTACATGCCTTGGATTTCCAGATGCATGAAAACAGATTTTAAGTGCCAGAAACATATTGTAGATGTAGCTAGGTCCCACCTCGATATTCTCAGGTACAACAAAATTGGATTTGCACTTTACCAGTTCGTGGAGCGAACGTTCCTCGCCGGTGCAAATCCAGTTCCTTTCAGGGAGGGTGATCTTCTCTCCGTGGGTACCCATACTTCTGACGATCCAAACCAACGGGGGCATAGCCTGGAGGCCCTTTTCCACCTGGCGGAGTTTTACGACTACGACATGCGCAACGCGAAGAAGGCGGGCGAGTTGTACAAGAAAGCCATTCACCTGATCACTTTTCCCAGTGGATTCGACATACCTGATCAAACTGACAACCCCTACGTGACCGTTCCCGCCTCGGTCCCCTTTGTCCCTATCTCGAAACGCATTCAGATGATTACGTCGTACATCTACTTCTTGCTAGATACGGTTTCATCCTATGGACAGGCCGACATTCTCAATCTGTACAAGAACATGGACCTCCTTGTGGTCGTGGCGGGTTCTGCGCTGGAAGACGGGTTCTACTACGAAGCGGATGCGCCTCGAATGAAGAACCAGCTCACCAGGGGGGAATCACCCACCCCTACAGCTGCGTCTCCAACGGATAATCTACACGCCGCccaaatgataaaaagaacattcaACGCAGGGGATCTAGACTCATCCGTAACTCTCCTTTGCGAAAATGCAACCTACCTCTACAAAATCAGAAGAGAAAACCCAGAGTACATTTCTATTTATAAAAGAATGTGGACGTTGGCTAAGCGCATCTCTCATATGAATGAATGTATTTTGAGCAGTTATCATATTTTTGAGGGAAGGCGAATTGGGTTCCTGGATTACTTGGCCTTCTTCTACCTCTACCGTTGA
- a CDS encoding AAA family ATPase, putative, with protein sequence MRSSRNDQAPIENFCVYCRSNQTFSYLKKWDAEGSSREVLSNEYQRIVLKKAVKYKWIKNLSCAECHLNVVECLQKDDRTEQQRGKCSRRDEDASATSPMMASTIGGEFLTVNRRFLKNEMRMKEAKFLERRNRRRFKPRVFVDTDSRVEVGAARRGDIHDSQVKGATTHKGGKVKEAIKGKYLFNVVGRAKYYRRVSKVWLQRFLRKSGPVYKNVAKQLINFLVIKNLQIFDVELWNTFFKKKVTNHMNTNMYFVLGKEGSEKEKFLEDLFLSFPFVYASDRVFVVDLGQYGRCPIVSDCRYVINSVGTLNGGDLAVGRSSTPIKGGNSSPSKGGNSSPSSGRSSSLSSGRSSSSSNAHSGTEKRGPYVNNIIYSNLNEIIQKEEGVRGLTQRRGSLQDIDPCNENLEYILLSVTRIALAKQFVSKKELLRRVSMLVESSRLGKGLAQTGESLSKKKFLRMEKAKMNKRARGLNLFNGGYSFLLIKNMDKLNDLQIPPLRKSCIIQVILKYLYLWKELNLNVHAFVLSSEGEGHTGESTHGGTADLHGVNHLGEFLSNCASFEFPTFELPPFLREAQRRQYLAHLFKEKGVLCSKENLQQVAEITTSFNKADLEKLCRDECRERFIHAVRRGEMVHSASVGTGELLNMGEVLNTFEQSKGVCANRGDTPESNFFHKTLNLQTESHAVIRTHEIELYKGEKRGRPNKVSHLRSVSLLKDDTHSGEDNGLDSVIAEEELVGNLREEVVRFFLSTCERDHPSEKIRSEPPTGILVHGKSGSGKTFLAQKIIDECNCTSLVINCSHVFNKVMGESEKFLNDIFVYAGGRVGPCVILFDGIENICYNTKGSSSHGSSKFTERLKLCFYQHLDRIHFQNKWGFDRRASGKVLIIATTTDLSNVDINLLVEHRLRHVFCTKEFHRWQDSDVLRLVRNCLQRCNVHADMFIRSVEFEKFFREYILSRKGRLTPLYVSNLCRDAVARHVRRVIACAGREPNDGISVEDFLWAAKNANT encoded by the exons atgaggagcTCTCGAAACGACCAGGCGCCGATAGAAAATTTCTGCGTTTACTGCAGAAGCAATCAGACCTTCTCGTACCTGAAAAAATGGGACGCGGAGGGAAGTTCGAGGGAAGTTTTATCAAATGAGTACCAAAGGatagttttaaaaaaagcgGTCAAGTacaaatggataaaaaatttgtcctGCGCTGAGTGTCACCTGAATGTGGTGGAGTGCCTACAGAAGGATGATCGTACAGAGcaacaaaggggaaaatgtagTCGGAGAGATGAAGACGCGAGTGCTACTTCTCCTATGATGGCTAGCACCATCGGGGGAGAGTTCCTCACTGTAAACAGACGTTTtctcaaaaatgaaatgcgcATGAAGGAGGCAAAATTTttggaaagaaggaacagaCGGAGATTTAAGCCGAGAGTCTTTGTAGACACCGATTCCCGAGTGGAGGTGGGAGCAGCGCGTCGGGGGGACATACATGACAGTCAAGTCAAAGGGGCTACGACGCATAAGGGGGGTAAAGTAAAGGAAGCAATTAAAGGGAAGTATCTGTTCAATGTCGTCGGCAGGGCGAAGTACTACCGACGTGTGTCAAAAGTATGGCTACAGAGGTTCCTCCGAAAAAGTGGCCCAGTGTACAAGAATGTAGCAAAACAATTAATAAATTTTCTCGTCATAAAGAACTTGCAAATATTCGATGTAGAATTATGGAACacctttttcaaaaaaaaagtgacaaaCCATATGAATACTAATATGTACTTTGTCCTGGGCAAAGAAGGGAgtgagaaggagaagttcTTAGAAGACttgtttctttcctttccttttgtcTATGCTAGTGATCGAGTTTTTGTGGTTGATCTGGGTCAGTATGGGCGATGCCCAATCGTGAGTGACTGCAGGTATGTTATCAATTCGGTGGGTACTCTTAACGGAGGAGACTTAGCTGTTGGGAGGAGCAGCACGCCTATCAAGGGGGGGAATAGTTCACCTAGCAAGGGGGGGAATAGTTCACCTAGCAGTGGGAGGAGTAGTTCACTTAGCAGTGGGAGGAGTAGTTCATCTAGCAACGCGCATAGTGGTACAGAAAAACGCGGGCCATACGTGAATAACATAATTTACTCCAATTTAAACGAAATTatacagaaggaagaaggagtgAGAGGACTGACGCAGAGGAGGGGATCCCTTCAAGACATAGACCCGTGCAATGAGAATCTCGAATATATTTTGCTATCTGTCACCCGAATAGCTCTCGCTAAACAGTTCGTATCGAAGAAAGAGTTGCTCAGGCGAGTGTCTATGTTAGTAGAGTCCAGTCGACTAGGAAAGGGACTTGCACAGACGGGAGAGTCATTatcaaagaagaaatttctCCGAATGGAGAAAgcgaaaatgaataaaaggGCTAGGGGACTGAACCTCTTCAACGGGGGTTACTCTTTCCtgttaataaaaaacatGGATAAACTCAACGACCTACAAATTCCTCCCCTTAGAAAAAGTTGTATCATTCAGGTTATACTCAAATATCTGTACCTGTGGAAAGAGCTGAATTTAAATGTTCATGCATTTGTTTTATCTTCGGAGGGAGAGGGACACACAGGAGAGTCAACACACGGAGGGACAGCAGACCTCCATGGCGTCAACCACCTCGGTGAGTTCTTATCGAACTGCGCCTCTTTTGAATTCCCTACTTTCGAGTTACCCCCCTTCCTCCGCGAGGCACAGAGACGACAATACTTGGCCCACctgtttaaggaaaaaggagtCTTGTGTTCCAAGGAGAATCTCCAACAAGTAGCGGAAATTACCACCAGTTTTAACAAAGCGGACTTGGAAAAGCTGTGCAGAGATGAGTGTCGAGAAAGGTTTATTCATGCGGTGAGGCGAGGAGAAATGGTGCATAGCGCGTCTGTCGGAACAGGCGAACTACTCAATATGGGTGAAGTGCTGAATACGTTCGAACAGTCCAAAGGAGTGTGTGCCAACAGAGGGGACACCCCTGAGAGCAACTTCTTCCATAAAACATTGAATCTACAGACCGAATCCCATGCGGTGATCCGCACGCACGAGATTGAATTGTACAAAGGGGAGAAGCGTGGTCGTCCAAACAAAGTCTCTCACCTTCGCAGTGTCTCCCTCCTGAAGGACGACACACACAGTGGAGAGGATAACGGTTTGGACAGTGTCATAGCTGAGGAAGAGTTGGTAGGGAATCTGCGGGAAGAAGTGGTGCGCTTCTTTCTCTCCACCTGTGAGAGGGATCACCCTTCTGAGAAGATTCGCTCAGAACCGCCTACGGGTATATTAGTGCATGGGAAGAGCGGGTCGGGTAAAACATTCCTGGCGCAGAAAATTATCGACGAATGTAACTGCACCTCCCTTGTGATAAACTGCTCCCATGTATTCAACAAAGTAATGGGAGAATCCGAAAAGTTTTTAAATGATATTTTTGTGTATGCAGGAGGTAGAGTAGGGCCATGTGTAATTCTGTTCGATGGTATCGAAAATATATGTTACAACACTAAGGGCTCTTCATCCCATGGTAGTAGTAAATTCACGGAGAGGTTAAAGTTGTGTTTCTACCAACACCTGGATAGAATTCACTTCCAGAACAAGTGGGGATTCGACAGAAGGGCTTCTGGAAAAGTTTTAATCATAGCAACAACAACCGACCTCAGTAATGTAGACATTAATTTACTTGTCGAACATCGTTTAAGACATGTATTTTGCACGAAGGAATTCCACCGATGGCAGGACAGTGATGTACTCCGACTGGTCCGCAACTGCCTTCAGCGGTGTAATGTGCATGCGGACATGTTCATCCGTTCCGTGGAAttcgaaaaattttttaGAGAATACATTTTGAGTCGTAAGGGGAGACTCACTCCTCTTTATGTTTCGAACTTGTGCAGAGACGCAGTGGCTCGGCATGTGCGGAGGGTCATCGCCTGTGCAG GACGGGAACCGAACGATGGAATCAGTGTGGAGGACTTTCTCTGGGCAGCCAAAAATGCCAATACCTGA